CACGGACGGCACGTCCACCTCATCAACCGTCAAGGCGGCCGACCTCGCCGGCGGCAACCCCTCCGACACGTACTACGCCGACCTCGCCGGCCTGTACCTGTACGACACCAACACCGATGTCGTCATCGCGCCGAACCTCATCGTCCCTGAAGCCACCGGCAGCGACACCCCCGACAACACGTGGGACCTGGCCGCCGACGGCACCGACGCACGCGGCGACAACCCCCTCACCGCGGTCGGAGGCGCGACCTTCAACACGGCCGGACCCGACGCCGTCAACGCCCCCGCCGCCGCCACCTCCTTCGACGGCAGCACCGGATTCCTGGAAAGCGACCACACCGCCGTCAACACCCTCGCCGACTACACCATCTCCGCCTGGGTCAAACTCGACTCGGCAACCGGCCCCGCCACCGCCCTCTGCGAGGGAACCAGCCAGCACCAGGCCTTCTACCTCGGCTACGACAGGAGCAACCAGGGCTGGATGTTCCAGACCACAACCACCAACGACGACAGCGCCGACTTCCCCACCGCAGAGGGAGACGCCGGCACCGGGGCCCTGGGCACCTGGACACATCTCCTGGTCACCTACACCGCCCCCGTCGACGGAGACGACACCACCGGCGTGATGTCCATCTACCAAAACGGCACCCTGATGGGCACCGCCACCAACCCCACCCCGCAGTACGACTCCTCCATGCCCCTGACCATCGGCGGCTGCGTCAACACACCCGACGCGACCTCCCCCTACAACGCCTTCCCCGGCTCCGTCTCCGACGTCCAGGTCTACCCGTACGCCATGGCGGCAAGCGAAGCGAGCGCGGACAGCGTGGTCGTCCCCTCCGGGTGGGACAACGGCATGCCCGAGGACGAGTGGAGACTCGCCTCGGACGGCACCGACACCGCCTCCCTCAACGCGCTCACCCCGTCCGGCAGCGTCTCCTTCAACTCCGACGCCCCCAGCAAACTGTCCGGCAGCACCGCGTTCGACGGCAGCACCGGATTCCTCAAGAGCAAGCAGAGCGGGGTCAACACACTCGGCGACTACACCGTCTCCGCCTGGGTGAAAATCAACTCAGCACTCGGCACCACCGCCATCTGCCAGGGCACCACACAACACCAGGCCTTCTACCTCTCCTACGACAAACCCAGCGCCGCCTGGATGTTCCAGACCACAACCACCAACGACGAGAACACCGACTTCCCCACCGCCGAAGGTGATCCCAACTCCGCGCCCACCGGCACCTGGACACACCTCGTCGCCGCCTACCGGGCGCCCGTCCCCGGACAAACCAACGCGGGCTCCATGGCCCTCTACCAAAACGGCACCCTCATGGGAACGGCCACCAACCTCAGCCCGCAATACGACTCCTCCATGCCCCTGACCATCGGCGGCTGCGTCAACAGCGCCTCGGCCACCACCCCCTACATGGCCTTCCCCGGCTCCGTCGCTGACGTCCACGTCTACCCGCGGACGCTGTCAGCGACCGAGGTCAGCGCACTCAACTGACCCCGCCACACCACCCGGTCCCCGCCGCTCCCGCAGAACGCGGCGGGGACCACTCTTCAGGCGCCGCCCACCGGCACGGAAGTCACAGCCGCATGCGGCATGACCTCTCCGCGGAACCAGCAACAGCACCCGGCCGTCCACTCCCCCGCCCGCGCCTTCCAAGCGAGGCCCACCGGGAACCCGGCCGGCCGATGTCCCCCAGCGGCGCCAATACAGGACAGCCGCGCTGCCGGCACCCGTGATCTCACGCCTCCGGACGGGGTCAGGCAGGCAAACCCCCGCCCGCTTCCCGCTCCCGCGGCCGGAGCACACCCATTCACTCGAACACGAGGTTTCACCATGCGCAAGGGAAAGCTGATCACTGGCGGCATCATCGCCATGGCCGTCGTCGGCGTCGTCGCAAGCGCCGAACAAAGCCCACACACGACGCAAACCGCATCCACCCAAGGCAGTGACACCTTCGACGAAGCACCACCCAAGACTGGAGCCGCACCAACATCGGAGGCCAGCACTTTCAAACTATGGGTCGCCCAGGAAGGCACCCCACCCGAGAAAACCGCGACCAGACACGTCACCCAACTCAGCGCCCACACCGGCAATCACAAAGTAGAGATACACACCGACTGGGACGGCCGCATCGCGAGCAGATACACCGCACAAGCCCAGCAAATCGCCTCCGCCTACCGAAACTGGCAGACCGGCACAGGCTATGCCCAAGTGACCGTATACGCCACCAACGGACAAATCCTCGCCATCCAGCGTTTCTAAGACAAAGCGACGCGACACGGGAACCCCTCGGCGTCGCCCCGGCCGGGGCCGTCGGAGTCGGTGGGTTGCCACGTCGCCCACTCGTTCTCCAGGTCCACGAACGCGCCGCGCAGCCGGATGCGGTCCTCGACCATCTGCTGGGCGATCGGCTCGGCCCTCAAGAGTCTGCCTTGCTTGGCGCTGACGGCGTCGATCACTCGTGGTGATCCACACCCGGTCGTCAGCGCCGAGGAAGCCGCCGATGACGTCCGCGGTGTCCCGGCCGCGACGACTGGGGTCGATCGACACGGCGCTCTTCTGCGGCTCGACCACAGTGATGCCGTCGCGGATGGAGCGCAGCAGGTCCCGGGAGACGAGCGCACCTTCGGACGGCTGCGGGTCGCCCTGCGACCAGGCGTGCCAGCCCCGCACCGTCCTCGGACCCGGCGAGGCACACCACGGTGGACTGGCGGTCCCGCGATGGCGGGATGCCCCTTTCGGCAGCGCGTGTCACCTCTACGGCAGGCGGCGTACGAAGTCCAGCAGCAGGGTGCAGAAGGCCTTGGGCTGTTCCAGGGGCGCAAGGTGGCCTGCTCCGGGGATGACCACGGGCTCCGGCGCGTCGAGGTGGTGGGCCAATCCCTTGCCTCCCTCGAAGAAGTCGGGCATGTCGTGTTCACCGACGCCGATGAGAGCGGAAACGGCGAGCGTGTGAAGTGCTTCCGTGCCGTCGCCGAGCGGGTCCGGCGCCTGCGTCGGCTCGCCGTGGGCGCGTTGTGCGGTCAGCCGGCCGCGGAGCATATGGGCCGCGTGAGCCCGTACATCGGCGGCTGCGTCGGCCGAGGTCCATGCCTCGACGCCGGCTGCGACCGCGGCGTCGAGGTCGCCGGCGTCCAGCGCTGTCCGTTCAGCGTCCCAGGCGGCCTGAAGACGCGGGGAGGCCGGCTGGTCGTGGGGCCGGTACCCGACCAGCACCAGGCCCTCGACTCGCTCGGGTGCCGTGACGGCCGTCTGGAGCGCGACCAAGGCACCCAGCGAGTTCCCGGCCATGACAAAGCGGTCGACCCGGAGGTGGTCGAGGGTGTCGAGTACGTCCGCCCAGGGAGCGATTTCATCGCCGCCGGGTACGGCTGCGCCGCCGTGTCCCGGCAGATCCAGGGCGATGGCCCGCATGCCCGCCTCGGCGAGCAGGGGAAGGTGGGCGCGCCACATGGTGCGGTCGGTGGGCCGGGCGTGCAGCAGGACGACGGGTCGTCCTCGGCCCGCCTCGTCGGAGGGAAGCAGCATGGCAAGCTCTTTTCTTCGGTTTCAACAGTGAGGAGTGCAGGCAGGGGGCGGTCCCGATGCGGGTCTCACGCCGCTGCGGTCAGTTCGTCCGTCTCGGCATCGCTCAACCGCAACGTTGCCGCCGCCAGGTTGTCCTCCAGGTGCGTGACCTTGGAAGTGCCGGGGATCGGCAGGACGACCTTGGAGCGGGCCAGGAGCCAGGAGAGCGCCACGTGGGACGGGCGGGCGTCGTGGGCGGCCGCGATCCGGTCGACCGGGCCGCCGGGGCGGGCCAACTCCCCTGCGGCGACCGGAGCCCAAGGGATGAAGCCGATGCCGTGCCGGGTGCAGTACTCCAGGACGTCGGCGGAGCTGCGGTCGGTAAGGTTGTAGCGGTTCTGCACGGTGGAGATCTCGGCGATCGCGCGGGCCCGCTCGATCTGGCCGACGGTGACTTGCGACAGGCCGATGGCGAGAACCTTTCCCTCGTCCTGGAGCCGCTTCAGCTCGCCGACCTGGTCCTCCAGCGGAACCTTGGGGTCGACACGGTGCAGTTGCAACAGGTCGATGTGGTCGAGGCCGAGTCGGCGCAGACTCATCAAAGCCTGCTGGCGCAGGTACTCCGGGCGTCCGACCGGTGGCCAGGCCGCCGGGCCCAGGCGCACCAGTCCCTCGTCGGTACGGAGCATGTCGGGTCCGTTGCGGGTCAGTCCAGCCTTGGTCGCGATCAGCACGTCGCCGGGGTAGGGGTGGATCGCTTCCCGGATGATCTCCTCGCTCACGTACGGGCCGTAGGAGTCCGCGGTGTCGATCAGTTGCACGCCGAGTTCGACGGCGCGGCGCACCACACGGACGCACTCCGGGCGGTCGTCGGGTTCGCCCCACACGCCGAGACCGGTCAGGCGCATGGCGCCGAAGCCGAGCCGGGCGATCTTCTTTCCGGCTATCTCGAAGGTACCGGCGGTGTCGGAGAGGGTGGTGGTCATGTTCAGTTGTCCCCGTCCGCCCGTGCGACGTCTTCTCGACGCCTCGGCCTCTCCCAACCGGCCGGGTCGTCCGCGTCGTCCGGGTTGTCCGAGTCGCTCGGGCCATCTGGGTCATCGACACAGTCCGGGCCGTTAGCGTCCTCGGTGGCCTGCTCGGACAGCCGGCGCAGCCGGATCAGGGCGTCGCTGTCCGCGCTGCCGGGCTCCGCGCTGTACACGGACAGGTGCTGTCCGGGGGCGCTGGTGACGGCGAGCGCCTCGAAGTGCAGGCGCAACTCCCCCACCCGTGGGTGCCGGAAGTGCTTGTCCTCGCGGGTACGGGGGCGGACCTCGTAGCGCGCCCACAGGTTCGCGAACGCGGGGCTGCGCACGCCGAGTTCGCCGACGATCCGCTCGATCCGTTCGTCCCGCGGGAACTGAGAGGACGAGGCCCGCAGGTTGCCGACCGCGATGCGGGCCGCGTGGTCCCAGTCGGCGTAGAACCGGCGGGCGAAGGGGTCAAGGAATATCATGCGCAGGAGGTTGTCGTAGCGGGCGAAGCCGCGGTACAGCTCACGCGCCATCGCGTTGGCCGCCAGCACGTCCTGCCCAGTCCCGACCACGAACGCCGGTACCTCGCGCATGCCGTCCATCAGCCGCAGCAGCTCCGGGGCGACGGTCGGCGCGGCCGTCGCCGTCCCGAAGACCGACAGACCGAGCCGGAAGAGATGGGCGGTCGCCGCGTCGTCGAGCCGCAACGCCCCGGCGATGGCCCGCAGCACCTGCTCGGACGGGCGCCGCTCGCGGCCCTGCTCCAGACGGATGTAGTAGTCCGTGCTCATCCCCGCCAACAGCGCCACCTCATCGCGACGCAGCCCCGGCACTCGCCGGGAGCCGTCGTCGGACAGGCCGGCAACGGCCGGCGAAAGGGCCGCGCGGCGGGCTCGCAGGTAGTCACCGAGTTCGTTCTCGCTCTCCATGCCCGCCACACTAGAAGTGCTGCGGGCCTCGGGGCGTGGGTGCGCTGCACCCACCCAGGAAGTACGGCCCGGCGTAAAGGGCCCGGCCCACGGCATCGGCCAGCCGGTCGAGGACGTCGCGGGCCGGCTGCACCAAGCCGGTGAACGACAGGAAACCGTGGACGGCGCCCCGGACCGGCAGGTATTCCACCGACACCTCCGCCTCCGTCAGGCGCCGGCCGTAGTAGTCACCCCGGTCGCGCAAGGGGACGTGCTCGGCGATCGCGATGACGGCAGCCGGCAGGCCGGTGAGATCCTCGGCACGGCCCGCTGCGGCGTCCGCAGCCCAAGCCGCGGCAACGGCGCCGTCGACGCCCGAGGTGAGCCCACCAACAGGGTCGTCAGCGGGCGGGGCACCGGACGCTGCGGCCACGGCCGGAGCGGAGCACTCTTCCGCCGCTCCCCCGGGCATCGGCTACCGGGGCGCGACCATGTGCCCGGCGGCCGGGGCATCGTCCCGCAGCGGCGGGCGGGTTGCGGGTGACGCGGACCGCGTTCAGCACGGCAAGGCTGGCGTCCCTGGCCCGCTCGTACCGACTCGACTCGCGGGTAGATCTGCCCTCAGCGCCGGGAAAGGGTCCCAGGTCTCTGCGCAGGGTGATGGCAGCGCGGCCGCGAGTTCGCGGGCTCGTCGTGCACTCCGCGCCTCCTGGTGGCGGGTCTCACAGAACATCTGCGTGCAGGCAGTCGTGGTGGCGGGTGGATCTGTGTGACGGTGGGAGAGACAACGAGACGGGCCGGCATCACCGGGGTGCCGGTCTTTGGGGAGTCGGGCGTTGCCCCCACCCCGGGCACCCGGCCCCCGCCATCGTCGCGTGCACCCCTCACAGGGGTGTTTCGCCTTTGGGCTCACCAACCCCCGGAAGGGGGGCACGCCCGCATGAACATCACCACCAGGATCGACGGCACCTTCGCACGCCTCTCCCCCTGCGGAGAGATCGACTTCGCCACCCTGCCCCCGCTGCGCGCCGCCGTCGACGCGCTGCCGCCACAGGTGACCGACCTGCAGTGGGACCTGACCCTCACGCCCTTCATGGACGTCGCCGGCCTCCACCTCCTCTTCACCCCCACCACCAGCAGCGGCCGCAAGCGCCGCGCGACCGTGACCGGACTGCACACACAACCGCTCTCCCTGCTGCTCATGGCAGCCGACGTGCACCCCACCGCCTTCGACCTCTCTCGACTCCTGCCCGACACACCCCCAGTCGGCCTCCGGCCATAAACGCTCGTTTCCCGGACGCGGGCGGCACCCTGAAGTCGTGTCACGGGACTCGGGCGAGTGCAGCGGGCCGTGCTGGCGTACGTGCTCCGTGAGCCCGGCGGCCGCAGCAGCATCGACAGCACCCCGCTGACCACCCCCGTCACCGGCCTCGCGCGCCGCCTACGGCACCGCGCAGCCCAGCAACGCCCAGCGCAACGCCATACGGCGGGTCGTACGCCGCCGGGAAGCCCACGGCCGCCTCAAGTTGCTTCCGACCGCCGCGCTACGACTGGCGCCTGGTGGTGTGCGGCCCCGCAGCAGAGGAGCGGCTCGGATGATCCACCTGCGCGAGCACCAGGTCACCGCGGTCGCCGCGATCCGTGCCTGGGCCGACCGCGCTGAACGCGCTCCCCGTTCCCCCCACCGCGGCGCCCGCGGCACCCTTGTCTCGGCGACCGGGTCGGGCAAGACCATCACCGCCGCATGGGCAGCACGAGACTGCTTCCCAACGGCCGGATCCTCGTCACCGTCCCGGCCTTGGAGCTGCTGGTGCAGACGTGGCGTCTGCTAGGTCATCAGGCGCCGATGGTTGCAGTGTGCTGCTGGGGAACGACCCGGTCCTGAACTTGCCGCGGCCCGCCCGCAGAAGGGGGCGACGATGGCGTCGATCGCATCGAGTACATCGGCGGAGAGCTTGGTGTCTGCGGCGGCGAGCTGCGAGTGCAGGTGGTCCAGCGTGCGAGGGCCGACGAGCGCGCTGGTCACGCCGGGGTGCGCGGTCACGAGGCCGAGCGCGAGCTGGATCATCGTCAGGCCGGCCTCGTCGGCGACTCCGGCCAGCCGTTCGACGGCGTCGAGCCTGGCCCGGTTGGAGGAGATGCTGGTGTCGAAGCGTTGCGGCATGAACGTTGAGCGACTGGTGGTGATCTCCCTGCCCTCGCGGATCGCGCCCGACAGCCAGACCGAGGCCAGCGGGCTCCATACCAGGACGCCGAGCCCGTACTGCTCGGTCACGGGCAGCAAATGGGTCTCGATGCCGCGCTGCGGGATTGAGTAGCTGGGCTGTTCGGTGACGTAACGGCTCAAGTGATGCCCCGGACCGACCGCTCCCCTCGGCCACTTCGGCACCGCCGAGGAAGAGGTCATGGCACTGGTAGACCGCTGGACAGAGCGTTGACATCGGCTTTGATCACCGCTCGCCGTCGCTGAACCGGGCCTCCGGATCATCTGCGGCAACAACGTCGTCGGACAAGTTCTTCGGGATGTGGAAGTAACGGCACGGGCCGGTCTGCTCGGCCGTCCCGAACGGCTGGCGGAGGGCTTCGTGCAGCGGGACGACCCACTCGTCCACCAGGCAGCCAGCCGGCCGACCGCCGCCGTCCCGGACCACGCACCAAGTAAAGTGCGCTCGCTGCGCACGGCGGCGCCCGCAAAGATCGGCCAACGCGCCGAGCAGGGAGACGTGGGCCCGCAC
This Streptomyces misionensis DNA region includes the following protein-coding sequences:
- a CDS encoding LamG-like jellyroll fold domain-containing protein, yielding QGNVRTVLVSTGATDLLNCTSDANTCATKVENGLAALNSELTSYYTDDGQTFLNGARVTQSSNLTVYLTTIPPFTAAHPGTAAQETAREQVNGYLLDNYPMQVIDFAAAVSTDGTSTSSTVKAADLAGGNPSDTYYADLAGLYLYDTNTDVVIAPNLIVPEATGSDTPDNTWDLAADGTDARGDNPLTAVGGATFNTAGPDAVNAPAAATSFDGSTGFLESDHTAVNTLADYTISAWVKLDSATGPATALCEGTSQHQAFYLGYDRSNQGWMFQTTTTNDDSADFPTAEGDAGTGALGTWTHLLVTYTAPVDGDDTTGVMSIYQNGTLMGTATNPTPQYDSSMPLTIGGCVNTPDATSPYNAFPGSVSDVQVYPYAMAASEASADSVVVPSGWDNGMPEDEWRLASDGTDTASLNALTPSGSVSFNSDAPSKLSGSTAFDGSTGFLKSKQSGVNTLGDYTVSAWVKINSALGTTAICQGTTQHQAFYLSYDKPSAAWMFQTTTTNDENTDFPTAEGDPNSAPTGTWTHLVAAYRAPVPGQTNAGSMALYQNGTLMGTATNLSPQYDSSMPLTIGGCVNSASATTPYMAFPGSVADVHVYPRTLSATEVSALN
- a CDS encoding aldo/keto reductase; translation: MTTTLSDTAGTFEIAGKKIARLGFGAMRLTGLGVWGEPDDRPECVRVVRRAVELGVQLIDTADSYGPYVSEEIIREAIHPYPGDVLIATKAGLTRNGPDMLRTDEGLVRLGPAAWPPVGRPEYLRQQALMSLRRLGLDHIDLLQLHRVDPKVPLEDQVGELKRLQDEGKVLAIGLSQVTVGQIERARAIAEISTVQNRYNLTDRSSADVLEYCTRHGIGFIPWAPVAAGELARPGGPVDRIAAAHDARPSHVALSWLLARSKVVLPIPGTSKVTHLEDNLAAATLRLSDAETDELTAAA
- a CDS encoding alpha/beta fold hydrolase; the protein is MLLPSDEAGRGRPVVLLHARPTDRTMWRAHLPLLAEAGMRAIALDLPGHGGAAVPGGDEIAPWADVLDTLDHLRVDRFVMAGNSLGALVALQTAVTAPERVEGLVLVGYRPHDQPASPRLQAAWDAERTALDAGDLDAAVAAGVEAWTSADAAADVRAHAAHMLRGRLTAQRAHGEPTQAPDPLGDGTEALHTLAVSALIGVGEHDMPDFFEGGKGLAHHLDAPEPVVIPGAGHLAPLEQPKAFCTLLLDFVRRLP
- a CDS encoding alpha/beta hydrolase fold domain-containing protein codes for the protein MAAASGAPPADDPVGGLTSGVDGAVAAAWAADAAAGRAEDLTGLPAAVIAIAEHVPLRDRGDYYGRRLTEAEVSVEYLPVRGAVHGFLSFTGLVQPARDVLDRLADAVGRALYAGPYFLGGCSAPTPRGPQHF
- a CDS encoding helix-turn-helix transcriptional regulator, with amino-acid sequence MESENELGDYLRARRAALSPAVAGLSDDGSRRVPGLRRDEVALLAGMSTDYYIRLEQGRERRPSEQVLRAIAGALRLDDAATAHLFRLGLSVFGTATAAPTVAPELLRLMDGMREVPAFVVGTGQDVLAANAMARELYRGFARYDNLLRMIFLDPFARRFYADWDHAARIAVGNLRASSSQFPRDERIERIVGELGVRSPAFANLWARYEVRPRTREDKHFRHPRVGELRLHFEALAVTSAPGQHLSVYSAEPGSADSDALIRLRRLSEQATEDANGPDCVDDPDGPSDSDNPDDADDPAGWERPRRREDVARADGDN